The DNA window CCGGCTGGACGAGCAGCCGCAGCCGCTCGGCCCGCGCGGCGGCGCCGCGTTCGGTGCGGGCCGTCATTTCGAGGGTTCCTCGGCGATCGGCTCGGACGGTGGCGCGGTGGGCGCGGTGGGATCGTCCTCGAGGTGGTCGTCGGCGTGAACCTCGCGCACCTCCTGCAAAGCCTGCACGAGCGAGTCGATCGTGACCAGTCCGACGAACCGGCCGCGCCGGTCGGTCACCGCCGCGGACGCACTGGCCTGCACGAGCAGGGCCTCGAGGGCGTCCTGCAGCGTCGAGCTGACGGAGACGTTCTCGCCGACCGGGTCCCCGACGTCCTCGAGCGATCCCGCGGACTTCAGCTGCTCGGACGAGACCCAGCGCAGCGGCCGGTCCCGATGATCGAGGACCACACCCCACGGCGCGTCGTGCTCGTCGAGGGCCCGGCGCAGGTCGGCGACGGACCCGTCGCGGTAGCCGGTGGGGCACTGCGTCAGCTGGACGTCGCGCACCCGGGCGAGCGTGAGCTGCTTGAGGGAGGCGTCGGCGCCGATGAACCCGGCCACCATGTCGTTGGCCGGATTGGCGAGGATGGCCTCGGGGGTGTCGTACTGCATGATGTGCGACTGGCTGCCCAGGACCGCGATCCGATCGCCGAGTTTGACGGCCTCGTTGAAGTCGTGCGTGACGAACACGATGGTCTTGCCGAGTTCGGACTGCAGCCGCATCAGCTCGTCCTGCAGCAGCCCGCGGGTGATCGGGTCCACCGCACCGAACGGCTCGTCCATCAGCAGCACCGGCGGATCAGCGGCCAGCGCACGCGCCACGCCCACGCGCTGCTGCTGACCGCCCGAGAGCTGGCGCGGGTACCGGTCCCGGTAGGTGTCGGGGTCGAGTCCGACCAGGTCGAGCATCTCGTCGACCCGTTCGGCGGTGCGTTTCTTGTCCCATCCCACCAGTCCCGGCACCGTGGCGACGTTCTTGGCCACCGACAGGTGCGGGAACAGACCGGCCTGCTGGATCGAGTAGCCGATGCCTCGACGGAGCCGGTCCGGGTCGATCGAGTGGGTGTCCCGGCCGGCGATGGTGATCGTGCCGGAGGTCGGCTCGATGAGCCTGTTGATCATGCGCATGGTGGTGGTCTTGCCGCAGCCCGAGGGGCCGACGAACACCACGGTCTCCCCGGCCGGAATGGTCATCGAAACGTGGTCGACGGCCGGGTCGTGCTGGCCGGGGTATTGCTTGACCACGTTGTCGAGCACGATCTCGACGCCACGGCCGGTGCGTTCTTCGGCGGGAAGCAGATCAGTCACGGATCCCCCTGGAGGTGGTGAGGCGCCCGACGAGAACCAGCAGTCCGTCGAGGACGAGCGCGAGAATGACGATGAGAACGGTGCCGGTGAGCGCCTGCGGAACGGCGGTGGGGCTGCCCACCCGGGACAGGCCCGAGAAGATCAGGTTGCCCAGGCCGGGGCCCTTCGCGTAGGCCGCGATCGCCAGGATGCCCATGAGCATCTGAGTGCTGACGCGGACACCGGCGAGGATCGACGGCCACGCCAGCGGCAGTTCGATGCGCCACAGCGTGTGCAAGCGACTCATGCCGACGCCCCGGGCGGCGTCGGTGGTCGCCGGGTCCACCGAGGCCAGACCGATGAT is part of the Rhodococcus sp. SGAir0479 genome and encodes:
- a CDS encoding ABC transporter ATP-binding protein — its product is MTDLLPAEERTGRGVEIVLDNVVKQYPGQHDPAVDHVSMTIPAGETVVFVGPSGCGKTTTMRMINRLIEPTSGTITIAGRDTHSIDPDRLRRGIGYSIQQAGLFPHLSVAKNVATVPGLVGWDKKRTAERVDEMLDLVGLDPDTYRDRYPRQLSGGQQQRVGVARALAADPPVLLMDEPFGAVDPITRGLLQDELMRLQSELGKTIVFVTHDFNEAVKLGDRIAVLGSQSHIMQYDTPEAILANPANDMVAGFIGADASLKQLTLARVRDVQLTQCPTGYRDGSVADLRRALDEHDAPWGVVLDHRDRPLRWVSSEQLKSAGSLEDVGDPVGENVSVSSTLQDALEALLVQASASAAVTDRRGRFVGLVTIDSLVQALQEVREVHADDHLEDDPTAPTAPPSEPIAEEPSK
- a CDS encoding ABC transporter permease, producing the protein MDFQTLWDFVSERRQQLLTDSYLHVSAVVQSVVIAGVIAVVIGIAVYRSPIGATVATGLASTILTLPSFALLGLLIPILGLGVAPTVTALVLYALLPIIRNTIIGLASVDPATTDAARGVGMSRLHTLWRIELPLAWPSILAGVRVSTQMLMGILAIAAYAKGPGLGNLIFSGLSRVGSPTAVPQALTGTVLIVILALVLDGLLVLVGRLTTSRGIRD